The Chloroflexota bacterium sequence CGGCACAGTTGGCCGTGACCATGCAGGCCCACCTGATCCTCTTTCACGTCATGCACGACGTGCCCGCACCGGTCCGCGCCTGGAACGAACTGGATATCGCCGCCAGGATCGAGCACCTGGCCGGCCAGCTACGGATGAACGGCGTCCAGACGACCGCCCAGACCGTCGTTGGCGAGCACCCGGCCGCGCGCATCTTGCGGGCCGCCGACGAGCAGAAGGTTGACATCCTGGTCATGTCCACCCACGGGGCGAGCGGCCTCGGGCGCTGGCTCTACGGCAGCGTCGCCGACGCCGTCCTGAATCAGGCCCGCGTGCCAGTCCTGCTGGTCCCGTCCACCAGCCACCATCCCTGGCCGAAGGACCGGCCGCTGAAGGTGATGGTGCCGCTCGACGGGTCGGACCTCTCCGAGGCGGCCCTTGGCCCCGCTCGGAAGATGGCCCAGGCCATCGGCGGCCAGCTTCTGTTGACCCGGGTGGTCGAGCCGACCCCGGACATCGTCGATGGACTCGATCCGCTGAGCCTGTCGTTCCGACGCCCCGGCGAGGCTGACCTTGAGATGGCCCGGGCCTACCTCGACGACCTCGCAGCCGCCCAGCAGCCGACCGAACAGCCGGTCGATACCCTGGTGGATGAAGGGCGCCCGGGGACGGTGCTCGCGGCCCTCGCGCGGCAGGAAGGCGTTGACCTGATCGTCATGGCGACGCACGGCCGAACCGGGCTGGCGCGGCTGACGATGGGGAGCGTCGCCACTGCGACAGTGCAGCGGGCCCACGTGCCAGTGCTGCTGGTCCGGCCGGAAGCGTTGAGCCGGCGGGCAGAGGAGGTGATGACCGATTCGGAAGAGCGTGTCGACGAAGCCGTGCTCAACGCCTGGCCGCCCGTCGGAGACGCGCATGCATGCGTCACGCGCTTGCAGGTGTGACAGCGACGCCTCGGCGGCGCGGGCAGGCCTCCCAAGCGTGCCCATCACGGACACCCAGCTGACCAGCCTGCTCTGATCAGCCTGCTCGGACCACCCTGGCGCGGCGCCCCACACGGCCGGCTCAGCGTGCGGGAGAGGAGGACGACCATGACGGAGATGACGACGATGCCGCCGAAGGCCGAGAACGGCAAGCTGCGCCGCCGCGATCCCTTCGAGATGTTCGAGACGTTCCAGGACGAGATGGCCCGCCTGTGGGGCCAGTCGTGGCCGTTCAGCTTCGGTCCGCTCGCACGTCGCACAAGCCCGATGGCCGCGCCGACGACGACCTGGACGCCGCGCGTTGACGTGTTCGAGAAGAACGGCGACCTGGTGGTCAAGGCCGAGCTGCCGGGCGCGAGCAAGGACGACATCGAGATCACGCTCGACCAGAGCGAGCTGATCGTTCGGGGCCACCGGAAGGCCGAGACGGAGGTCAAGGAGGAGCACTACTACCGCATGGAGCAGAGCTACGGCAGCTTCTACCGGCGGCTGGCGCTGCCGTTCGAGACGACCGCCGAGCAGATCACCGCGACGTTCACGGACGGCGTCCTCGAGATCCACATTCCGAAGCCCACCACGGAGACGCTGCCGCTGACCCGGACCATCCCGATTACGTGAGAGCAGGGATGCACCTCACCCCCCGCCCCGCTGCGCGGCGCAACTATCGGCTCCGCCGACATCATCTCCGGCGCGGAGCGGGGGCGCATTCTTCTCCTCCCGTGGCGTGGTGACACCCGTCACCCGGACCTCAGGACGAGTGACCGCCGGCGCGCACTCGTCCTGAGCGCACACTGATGGTGAAGCTGTCATGTCCCGCTCACCAGGCTGAGTGAGGCCTTCCACGCAGTGCAGCGTCGGCAGCGGCTTCGGAGCCGTGCCATCCGAGGCGGCGAGAAGGGAGATCGCGCAATGTCGCTCACGATCCTGGTCCCACTCGATGGGTCGCCGCTGGCCGAGCGCGCCCTCCCGTACGCCGCGCATCTCGCTGCGCGCGGTGCAGGGCGCGTCGTCCTCGCACACGTACGGTCGCCGTCGGTGGCGGCCGCCGCCGAGCCATTCGACCCCGTATCCTTACTCGGTCCTCTGCACGCCACCGGCGTCGACGCCTCGGCGCGCACCCTGGACGCCTTGCCCGGCGAGGTCGCCGAGACGCTGCGCGCCGCCACCAGCGACGCCGGCGCAAGCCTCGTCGTCATGTCCACCCACGGCCGGGGCGGCCTGCGCCGGAGCCTGTTCGGAAGCGTTGCCGACGAGGTGATCCGCCGGACGACGGCCCCCGTGCTGCTGATCCCGCCGGACTCCAAAGCCGCCTGGGACGAGCAGACGCCATCCCTGATCCTGGTGCCGCTGGACGGCTCGCGCCGCGCCGAGGAAGCGCTGGGGCCAGCCATCGAGCTGGCGCGCACCTTCGATGCCGAGCTGCTGCTCGTCCGCGTGCTCTCGCCGATGCTCCACACGCGCTACCGCGACGGCAAGATGACGTTCTCCTGTGCTGACTTTGTCGAAGTCGAAGACGCCTGGAACTACCTCTCGATCCACGCCGACGCCGTCCGTGCGACCGGCAGCCGCGCCTCGATCTGGGTGCTTGTCGGCACGCCGGCCACCGCCATCGCCGAAGCGACGCGCTCCGAGCATGTCGACGTCATCGTGATGACGACCCACGGCCGGCACGGCGTCGGGCGGATGCTGCTGGGCAGCACCGCCGACGGCATCATGCACCGGACGGGCGTCCCCGTCTTGCTGGTCAAGGAGGGCGCTCCGCACCGGCCGACCTGGACGGCCCACACCGTGCACGGGGAGCGGCCGGAGGTCCGGACGCCCGCGCACGCAGGGTCGCCCTGATGCAGGCGCACGCAGATATCGCGCACCCCACCCCCACTGACTGTACAGCGCTCCCGGCTGCCTATCGCTACGGGCAGCCGGGTTGGAGGAACCTCGATGGCACTCACGACCACGCTGGAACGGCACGGTGTCTCCCTGAACCGGGAGCAGGAGCAGCGGATTGGGCACCACCTTGAGGCGCTCGCGCGGCGGTTGGCGAACCGGCCCGAGCCTAAGGCGGTGCTCGGCTTCTCCGGACCGAACAGCCATCACGAGATCGTCGCCAGCCTGCGGGTGCAACTCGGGCCGCTCGGGCCGACGTTGACCAGCAGCCAGGCGGCCGCGACACCCGATGCCGCTGCCCGCCTCGCGATTCACGCGGTGGAGCGCCAGCTTGAGCGGATGGTCGCCGTGCAGCGCGGCGAGCCGAGCTACGGCGTCCCTAGCCGGCGGCGGACGGGGAACGGCGTGGCGCGCGGCGAGGAGGTTGCTCCCCCAGAGGACACCGCGACGCCGGAGGCGCGGGACTGACCGTAGGCCGCCTGACGGCGTCGCCAGCCTGACACCATCGCCACCGTGATCGTTCAGTTGTCCGCCAACCGCCGCCACCACGCGGGGGAGGCGTCCGATGTCCATGCACCTGTACGCGCTGTTGCGGCAGCGGGCCGCCCAGCATCCTGAGTCGGTTGCGATTGGTGGCCAGCAGGGGCTGGTCTGGCGGACGCTCACCAGCCGCGAGCTGCTCGCGCTGGTCGACCGGCTGGCGGATGAGCTGCGAGACCTCGGGGTAGGCCAGGGGGAACGGGTCGTCCTCTGGATGCCGAACCACTGGCGTACCCCGGTCTACCTGTTCGCCCTCTGGAAGCTCGGCGCGGTCGCCGTGCCGTTCGACCGGGAGATGAACCCGGAGGCCGGCGCGCG is a genomic window containing:
- a CDS encoding Hsp20/alpha crystallin family protein; amino-acid sequence: MTEMTTMPPKAENGKLRRRDPFEMFETFQDEMARLWGQSWPFSFGPLARRTSPMAAPTTTWTPRVDVFEKNGDLVVKAELPGASKDDIEITLDQSELIVRGHRKAETEVKEEHYYRMEQSYGSFYRRLALPFETTAEQITATFTDGVLEIHIPKPTTETLPLTRTIPIT
- a CDS encoding universal stress protein; translation: MRTTILVPLDGSEFAERAVPYAAQLAVTMQAHLILFHVMHDVPAPVRAWNELDIAARIEHLAGQLRMNGVQTTAQTVVGEHPAARILRAADEQKVDILVMSTHGASGLGRWLYGSVADAVLNQARVPVLLVPSTSHHPWPKDRPLKVMVPLDGSDLSEAALGPARKMAQAIGGQLLLTRVVEPTPDIVDGLDPLSLSFRRPGEADLEMARAYLDDLAAAQQPTEQPVDTLVDEGRPGTVLAALARQEGVDLIVMATHGRTGLARLTMGSVATATVQRAHVPVLLVRPEALSRRAEEVMTDSEERVDEAVLNAWPPVGDAHACVTRLQV
- a CDS encoding universal stress protein — protein: MSLTILVPLDGSPLAERALPYAAHLAARGAGRVVLAHVRSPSVAAAAEPFDPVSLLGPLHATGVDASARTLDALPGEVAETLRAATSDAGASLVVMSTHGRGGLRRSLFGSVADEVIRRTTAPVLLIPPDSKAAWDEQTPSLILVPLDGSRRAEEALGPAIELARTFDAELLLVRVLSPMLHTRYRDGKMTFSCADFVEVEDAWNYLSIHADAVRATGSRASIWVLVGTPATAIAEATRSEHVDVIVMTTHGRHGVGRMLLGSTADGIMHRTGVPVLLVKEGAPHRPTWTAHTVHGERPEVRTPAHAGSP